The following proteins come from a genomic window of Salvelinus namaycush isolate Seneca unplaced genomic scaffold, SaNama_1.0 Scaffold1459, whole genome shotgun sequence:
- the LOC120036739 gene encoding E3 ubiquitin-protein ligase HECW2-like, producing the protein LCELSDLEYLDEEFHQSLQWMKDNDIEDMLDLTFTVNEEVFGQITERELKPGGANIPVSEKNKKEYIERMVKWRIERGVVQQTESLVRGFYEVVDSRLVSVFDARELELVIAGTAEIDLVDWRSNTDYRGGYHDNHIVIRWFWAAVERFNNEQRLRLLQFVTGTSSIPYEGFASLRGSNGPRRFCVEKWGKVTSLPRAHTCFNRLDLPPYPSFSMLHEKMLTAVEETSTFGLE; encoded by the exons CCTATGTGAGCTGAGTGATCTGGAGTATCTGGATGAGGAGTTCCACCAGAGTCTCCAGTGGATGAAGGACAACGACATCGAGGACATGTTGGACCTCACCTTCACTGTCAATGAGGAGGTGTtcggacag atcacagagagagagctgaagcCGGGCGGGGCCAACATCCCAGTGTCAGAGAAGAATAAGAAGGAGTACATTGAGCGCATGGTGAAGTGGCGTATTGAGAGAGGAGTGGTTCAACAGACAGAGAGTCTGGTCCGGGGATTCTATGAG GTGGTGGATTCCAGGCTGGTGTCAGTGTTTGATGCCAGGGAGCTGGAGCTGGTGATAGCTGGCACCGCTGAGATAGACCTGGTGGACTGGAGGAGCAACACTGATTACAGAGGAG GTTACCATGACAACCACATAGTGATCCGTTGGTTCTGGGCGGCGGTGGAGAGGTTCAACAACGAGCAGAGACTCAGGCTGCTACAG TTTGTGACGGGTACCTCCAGTATTCCCTACGAGGGTTTCGCCTCTCTCCGAGGCAGCAACGGACCCCGCAGGTTCTGTGTGGAGAAATGGGGCAAAGTTACCTCTCTACCCAG GGCTCACACCTGCTTCAACCGGCTGGACCTCCCTCCATATCCATCCTTCTCCATGCTGCACGAGAAGATGCTCACTGCCGTGGAGGAGACCAGCACCTTCGGCCTGGAGTGA